AGGAAAGGGGGCTTGCAGACCACCAGCAGATGGTCGTTGTGCAGGAGGATCCGTTCAGTGAAGGGAATGATCGGCTCTTCTTCCACCTCGCGGTAGTAGAAGAGCCGTCTGTCAGGAAGATAGGCGGTCTCCAGGGTGATCGGCTGCCCGTCTTCAGTTAATACCTTGCCGCTGCTGATACGGGCAAGCCAGGTTTCTCTGGCAATCTTTGGAAAACGTTCGGCCAAAAAATCAAGCAGTGTCGGATAGGGAGCGCCCGTATCCGGCAGATAGACGATTGATGCCCCTATTGCCATGCCCAAGGATCACCCCTCATACCACAAGGGCATTACGTTTCGTTTAAGCAGATAAGCTGCTCCACTCAGCTGTATACCGTATACGCACCCGGGAAAAAGCGGAATTAGCGCTTCTTGTCGTTGATCGAGAAATCGCTGTTTTCGTTTTTACTCCTCTTTGCGGCCTTTTTTTCCTTCTGGGTCATTGCCGGTTTCTTCTTTTCTTCTTTTTTGATTTTTTGTTCTTTTGCCATGGTATTCTTGCTCCTTGCAGTGGAATGTTGTTATTTGGGGGGCCGATCGTGGCCCGCTGTGGTTTGCCATCCTTCTTTGCGGCGGTACTCTACCAGTACCTATGAATAATAGCTTACACTTAAGCATGAGGCAAGGGTGCAAGCGCTTTAGACCGGTGGTTGCCGCCGGCTGCCCGCCCTCAAGGGAAATCCTGCTGAGGGCGTTATGCCTAATCAGTGTTGACACCCTTTCTGTCGCTTGCTATAAAAAATCACAGCGTATCGACAGGATATTTCGCCCGGCGGGCGTATCACACGGTTCCGCAACAATCACCGCCACCGGCAGCCCGGCGGTTGTGCTCGTCTATTTTCGTGAATTGAAGGAGAACAGGTCATGGCGCATTTTTTCCGGTCCGGCAAGTCCCTGGTGACTTTGCCGGTAGTCGTTTTTGTTGTTCTCCTGCTTTTCAGGCCGGTGTCTTCCGCCGTCCAGCCAACCCTCACCATGGTAGCAACCTATAGCGGCAAAGAGGCAATCTTTACCGAATTTCATAAAAAGACCGGGATTCTTATCGAGTTCCTCGATATGTCGCCCGGCGAGGTGCTTGCCAGGGCCGAGGCGAGTGGCGGAAGTCCCCTTGCTGATCTGTGGTTTGGCGGTGGGGCGGACAGTTTCGTCAAGGCTGGTGAAAAGGGCCTGCTTGAGGAATACCGTTCACCTGAGGCGGAGGCCATTCCCGCCCAATATAAGGACCCGCAGGGCAATTGGACCGGAGTGTCTCTGATCATGGCCGGGCTGTTGATCAACACCGAGGTACTGACCGAAAAGAAATTGCCGGTACCACGGCTGTGGGCCGATATCGTCAAACCGGAATACCGGGATGCCGTACTGGCTGCCGATCCGGCTATTTCCGGGACCACCTATACCGTTGCCGCCAGCCTGCTTCAGAAACTCGGGGAAGAGGAGGGGTGGAAATACCTTGAGGCCCTGGGCGGCAATGTCCAGTTTTTCACGAAAAGCAGCAGCGATCCGCAAAAGCAGGTCATTGCCGGGCAGATGGCGGTGTCGATCGTGCCCCTGTCGAAGGACCTGCTCACCATGAAGACCAAACCGCAGGTTCAGGCGGTCTTTCCCAAAGACGGGGTGCCCTGGACGCCGGCCGGCCTGGCAATCTTTAAAAACGCCAGAAATCCTGAAGCTGCCAAGGCTTTTGTCGATTGGGCATTGAGTGTTGAAGGGCAGCGTATAATCCAGAGTAAGGATCCGCGGGTCATGGTTCGTCCGGAGGTCGCTGTTCCCACGGAAATGGACGGCTTTGTCCTGGAGGATCTTATCCAGACGGATATCATCAAAACCGGCACGGACCGGCAGCGCATCCTCGCCACCTGGACGCAGCGCGTTTCCAGCAGGCCCTGAGGTCTGTCGGCTCGTCGATCAGCCGACCTTCTCGCCGCACTCACCGCAGAATTTAGCATCTGCCGCCAGTTTGCCGCCGCATTTTTTGCACGCGGTTTCTACATTGATGTTTGCCCCGCATTCTGGGCAGAAGCGCACCTTTTTCGGCAACGGCGCCTTGCAGGACGGGCAGCTTGCCCGAACGCCCTCGCGCCAGGATTCCTCCTTCAGCATTGCCCGGTCTTCTTCGGCCATCTGCGAGTGCGCCCAGATCTCCTGCACCGTTCGGCTCGCCTGGGCGGCGCTCATCTCCACCCCGAGGTCGGGTGCGCAGTTTTTACAGAGGCCCTTGGCGGTATTCCAGCAGCTTTTCTTGCAGACCCAGGAGCTGCAGCGTGGGCATTGGGTGAAGTCCGGCTTCAATTCCTCCATGGCCTCGGCAAAGGCGTCGTCGTGGGCGGTTTCCCAGGTCGCTGAACGGGCCTTTTCGCCGAGATTGGCAGCCTGGCCAAAGACCCCGCCGAATAAACCGCCGATGGCCTCAAGGGCCCCGGTGACCATACCGAGTTTCGATGGTTTGAATCGGGTCCTGTGACCGGAACCGCATTTATCGCAGTAGAATTCGAACTGGAAACCCTGGTTTGTGCATAAATCTGAATAGTTTCTGGTGAATACAATCTTTTCGCTCATATCGTCCTCAAATTTTTTTGTCCGGGAACGGAAATTCCTTAATATACAGATCACGCTGTGGGAAGGGCATGGAGATATTGTGCTTGCGGAAGGCGCGATCGATCTCGTAATTAATGGCGCTTTTCACGGCCAGCCGTTTGTCGATATTGACCAGATGGCAGCGCAGTTCAAAGCTCAAGGCATTGTCGCCAAAGGCCAGAAACAGCACCACCGGTTTCGGGGCCGAGCCGTCATTGACTACCTGTTCATTGTTGGCGGCAATCTCCAGAAGCAGGGTGCGAACCAGTTCGGTATCGCTGCCGTAGGCAACGCCGACCGGCACAATAAGCCGGCCGAAGTTGTCGTTGAGCATCATATTGGTGACCTGGTTGGAGATCAGTTCCGAGTTGGGGACAATGACGTCGGAACGGTCGAAGGTCTGGATCAAGGTCGACCGGACACTGATCTTCTGGACGTAGCCCTCGGTCTTGCCGATGCTGATCCAGTCGCCCCGTTTCACCGGGCGCTCAAAGAGGATAATGAGGCCGGATACGAAGTTGTTGACGATATTCTGCATACCGAAACCGATGCCGACCGACAGTGCCCCGGCGATGAAGGCAAGGCTGGAAAAGCTGAAACCGGCGCTGGAAAGTCCGATGATCAGGGCCAGGGCAAAACCGCAATAGCCGGTCATGGTCACCAGCGTTTCCTGGGCACTCTGCGAAAAACCGGCGTGCCGCAGCCACCGTTTCTCCATCTGCATCTTCAACCAGGAAACTGCCGTCCAGCCGCAGGCGAAGATGAAGACCCCAAAGACAATGCGGGCCGGGGCGATGAGCAATCCGCCGATGGTAAAGCCGTCCACCAGATAGCCGTGCAGCACCTTCTCCTGGGCTTCCGGCAGCCCCCAGAGCTTGAGAAAGAGCAGGAGGCCGACCGCCCAGGCGAGCAGCTTGAAAATAAGGCGTATCCAGGTTGTGCCGGCAAACCTGTCCCCCCGGTGCAGGCCGAGCTTCTGCCGCAGACCTTGCTGCCAGCGATATTTGCCGGAAAAACAGCCGCCGATGATCTCGTCGATGGCAAAGAGCAAAAGGCGCAACAGTGTAGCCAGAACCACTGTTCCGAGGAGACCGTTAAGGATGAAAAAGGAGAGATTTCGGTAGCCTGAGAGTTCGACGCCGATCACCAGGAGGGAGGTGAGGGTGATTGCTGCCAGTCGCGATTTGTCGAAGTGGTTCAGGTGTGCGGGCAGCTTGATCGGCCACAGAAACCACCAGCCAAGGCAGCAGATGGCGCAAATGATCAGCGATTGGCCAAGGCCACGAAGCGTCACCAGGGCGCCAAAATCACCGAGATCGATGCGGGTCGTGAAAAACAGCAGGCTTGCAAGACCAGCCAGGGCGGCAAAACGGCGAACCGGCAGGCTGACCGGCTGGTCGGTGGATTTTGCCGCCACCAGCAGGCAGCGCAGATGAAACAGGAACCGCGCCAGAAAGTAGAGGCCGACGGAGACAAACAGCCACGGGCCATAGACCGGCGGTTGGGAGTCCCAGGTAAGATAGAGGAGATAGCCGCCGGCCATGAGCGTGGCCGTGGCCATCGGCAAACTGAAACTGCCCCGCAGGGGAAGAGTCGGCGGCAGGTCTTGGCGGCCACAATAGATACCGGTCAAGTGTTGCAGCAGCCGGAAAATCTTCAGACCGGCAATTGTCCCACCAATGACAAGAAGGGTGAGGATGAGCAGCATCGGCGGGGTCAGATCCTGGAATCCGGAGCGTTCAAGGGTGTAGGTCTTGACCTGGTCGGCAAATGTATCCGATGTCGGCAGGGTCGTGGCGAACCTGCCGAGAAAATTCTCCGTTCTTGAAAAAAAGTTGGCGGTCTGCAGTTGCTTGTTCTGATCGGCCAGTTCGTTGTCGAGGCGGGTTGTCAGGGTGGTCAGCAGTCGGCATTCCGACAGGGTGATCTGCAGGGCCTGTTTTTGTTTGGCGAGGCTCTTGCGTTCCTTGACGATTTCTGCGGCTTCGTGCGCGGCGGAGGGGCCGAGCGACGCGGTTTCCTGTTCCAGGCGGCTGATCTGTTCGGTGGCCGTGTCAATACAGACGGTGGCTGCCTTGGTGAATTGGCTGGTCAGCTGTTGAGCACTTTCCAGCTGTTGCGGCGACAGCCGGCCGCCCTTTATCTGCCGGGAGAGTTCCTTGATCTTGGCCTGGGTCTTATCGAAGTTGAGCGGTTGGCCCTCCGCCTCGGCACACCAGGCGGGTGCCGCCTGGACTGCACTGAAGAACAGCCAGAGGAGGAGGGCGAGAAACCACGATTTGTCTTTTCCAGTTATAGATGCCAATGGGAAACCTCAGGGTAATTTTGATGAAATCTTTACCGCAAATATTTCCTTTTGCAAGGTTCTTTTCCCGCGGTACTTGCCTTGTCCGGCGGAGGGTGCCGACCCAGCCGGCCCGAGAAGAACACCGGCGAGGGAGATGGTCGGTGCAATTGCGAAAACACTCCTCATCCTTGTCTTACCGCGGCAATTTGATATACACTAGCGGAAGGGCGCCTAGGTGATCCCTGCAACAGGGATGGCGGCCCGATGTCGTCGACTCACGGATATCAGCCCTTGGAGGAGTACAGGGATGCGGAGCATCAAGACCACATTTTTCCGTAATATGATGCTGATAACCTTAGCATCAGTGGGATTGTTGTTTGTGCTGTGGATGCACAGCGAATATACCGCCTTTGTTGAGGACGCGAACCATGCCCGGAAGGCCTTTGAAGAATCCCAGAAGGAGATGTTGAAGGAAGAGGTGACGACGGTTGCCGATTATATAAATTATACCAAAAACCTGACAGAAAGCGTGTTGCGGAAGACGGTCAGGGACCGGGTCGTCGAGGCGAGCAGTGTCGCCTCCCATCTCCTTGAGGTATACGGCAACTCGAAGTCACCGGCAGAGGTGCAACTGCTGATCAAAGACGCCCTCAGACAACTACGCTTCAACGACGGCCGAGGCTATTACTTCATCTTCAATCTGAACGGTATCGAGGAGCTTTTTGCCGATCGCCCCGAGCTGGAAGGGCAGAATATGTTGACCCTCCAGGGGGCTAAGGGTGAGTTCGTCGTCCGGGACATGATCAACCTGGTCCGGGAAAGCGGCGAGGGCTTCTACAGCTATACCTGGACCAAACCCGGCGAGGCGGGAAATACCTATCAAAAGACGGCGTACGTCAAATCCTTTCCCGCCTATGATTGGGTCATCGGCACCGGTGAATATGTCGAAGATGTTCGGGACGATATTCAAAAACAGGTGCTGGAACGCTTGATCACCCTGAAGTTCGGCCGGGAGGGGTACTTTTTCGGCAGCACCGGCAATGGCCTGCCCCTGTTTACCAACGGCAAGATTACCGTCGGTGAACGCAGCATAGCCGATCTTACTGATTCACAAGGCGTCAAGATATTTGCGGAATATAAAAAAGCAACCGCCAATCCCGGTGGAGATTTCATCAGATATTCATGGCAGAAGCTTGATAGCCCCACGCCATCACCAAAAATTTCCTTTGTCACCAGTATTCCCGGTTGGCAATGGATTATCGGTGCCGGTGTCTATCTCGACACCGTCGAAGAGGAGATCGCCAAAAAGAAAGATCTCCTTTTTGATCGTTTCCTGAAGAAGACCCTGATCAGCTTTTCCCTGTTGTTTGTCCTCATTCTGCTTGTTTATTTTTGGGTCAGAAGACTTACCGGGACCATCCAGAATGGCATAGATGCCTTCAGCCGTTTCTGTATCAAGGCGGCCACCGAGAACATCCTCATCGATCCCGGAATGCTGAAGTTTCAGGAGTTTATTGACATCGCTCGGTCAACCAACATGATGCTGGAAGGGCAGCGCCAGGCCACTGAGGAACTGGTGAAGAGTGAGGAAAAGTATCGAACCCTGTTTGAGAATATGGTTCATGGGGTGTTTTGTCAGCTTTCCGGCGGGGCCTTGGTGGATGTCAATCAGTCCGCCCTGAATATGCTCGGGAGGTCGCGGGAGGAGTTTTTAGGGACGCGTTTTGACAATCCGTCATGGAAGGTGGTCCGCGAGGATGGATCTCTTCTCGCGGTGGAAGAGTATCCCTCCGTGGTGGCATTACAAACGGGAAAACCGGTGATAAATTTTGTTGCCGGGGTTTTCAATCAGGTCAAGGATAGCTGGGTCTGGTTGAATATCAACGCCATTCCCCAGTTCAAACCCGGTGAAGACAAACCGTTTCAGGTCTTTGTCACCCTGCATGACATCACCCTGCGCAAGGCCATGGAGCGAGCCCTGCGGCAAAGCGAAGAGCAGTTTCGCACCCTCACCGACCTGGCGCCGGTTGGAGTCTATCTGGCCAGCTCAGAGGGCTATTGTCAATACGTCAACCCGCGCTGGTGCGAGATGACCGGTCTTACTGCCGATGAGGCGAAGGGCGAGGGCTGGCTGCAGGGCCTGCACCCCGACGATGTTGGGCGGGTTTTGTCGTCCTGGCGGGAGATGGTTGCCGGCCGTACCACTTGGGACACTGAGTACCGTCTGCGCAACGGTGACGGCAAGGTTGTCTGGGTGCAGGGCCTGGCGGCACCGCAGCGCGACGAACAGGGCAGGATCGTCCGCTACATCGGTATAAACGTTGACATTACCCGCCGCAAAGAGGATGAGGACCAGCGCCTGAAGCTTGAGGCACAACTGCAGCAGGCCCAGCGCCTGGAGGCCATAGGCACCCTGGCCGGCGGCATTGCCCATGACTTCAATAATATCCTTGGGGCGATTCTCGGTTATGCGGAGATGGCCAGAGATGACAGCCCGCCTGACTCATCGGTTGCCAGGGACCTCTCGGAGATCCTCAGTGCCGGGGCCAGGGCCAAGGACCTCATCAAACAGATTCTCGCCTTCAGCCGCCAAGTCAATACCGAACGGCGGTCGGTGCGGCCAGCGGTCATTGTCCATGAGGCGGTCAGGCTGTTGCGGCCGTCCCTGCCTTCGACGATCGAGATTAAGCAGGAGATCGACGAAGCTGCCGGGCCGGTTCTCGCCGATCCGACACAGCTGCATCAAATTCTCGTCAATCTCTGCACCAACGCCTTCCACGCCATGGAGGAAACCGGCGGCATCCTCCATATTTCCTTAAAGAATTCCGAATTGCGGCGGGAGGATTTGGGGCGGGAACCCCATGTCCGGCCCGGGGTGTTCGCCCATCTGTCGGTCAGTGATACCGGCACGGGGATTGCTCCGGAACTGGTCGCGAGGATATTTGAACCCTACTTCACCACCAAGGAGGTCGGCAAAGGAACCGGGATGGGGCTGGCCATCGTCCATGGCATTGTTCGGAGTTATGAAGGCTTTGTTTCCTGTTCCAGCCTTGTCGGCAAGGGGACCACCGTTCACGTGTACCTGCCGGTCATCGCTCCCGGGGCAATGGCCGCCGAGGAAGGAGAGGAATTGGTCCTTGCCGGCCGGGAGCGGATCCTCATCGTCGATGACGAGAAGATTCTCGCCGAGATGGGCAAAAACATGCTTGAGCGGCTTGGTTATGAGGTGACGGTGGAGACCAACAGCCTTGAAGCCATTGCCACGTTCTTTAAGGATCCGGACCAGTTCGACCTGATCCTTACCGATCAGACCATGCCCGGTATGACCGGTCTTGACCTGGCCATGCACATTCTCACGATCCGCCCCGATCTGCCGGTTATTCTGTGCACCGGCTACAGCACCCTGGTAACGGAAGAAAAGGCCAAGGCCGCCGGAATCAAGGGCTTTGCCATGAAGCCCCTGGCTAAGCGCGATATCGCCAGACTGATCAGAAAGGTTCTTGATGAAGGGAAGCGGTGAATGATGGCGGGAAATGAAAGTGCACTACAGACTGAATGATCGTGCCTGGGCGACCTCCAGGGCCAGTTCGGCACGGGAGTTGGCGTCTTTGGGCATGTTTTTCTTGGCGCACCATTCCGGAAAGGTCTCTGGGTCTATAAACACCTTCATGACCTGGTCGCCGGCCGCCTCGACTTCGGCCTTCTTCTCTTCGGCCCTGGCCAGCCAGTCGCTGTAGGTGCGCGGCAGCAGTTCGGCGTCGTCAAAGAGGGCAAGCAGTTGCGGGTAATGCTCCTCTTTATACCAGACCATGGCCTGGAGCATCGGCTCATGGGCCGGTTGTTGGTCCTTGCTGGTTTGCTGTTTTTTCTGTATCTTGGCGGCGGTTTTGCCGGAGCCGGCAAAGGTCTTTTTCTTGGTCATGGTAATCACCTGAGGTATGGAATGTCGAAGAGGTTTGTTGGTTATGGTTTTGTCCTGAGACAGCATGCGGGGAGAACATAAACAATCGGCGCGGCGAAGTAAAGAGGGCGGGAAGGGGAATCGATCTGCGGGGAACAGCACTCCTGGCAGGGTTTTCCAGCAACCAGGCAGGCTCTCCAGGCAATATGGCCCGGAATCTTTGACTTTCAGGGAAAAATGGCTATCTTTGCCCCTGGCCGTGCAACCGTCGGTGTCATAGAGTAGTTGAGAACAAGGAGCAAAACAGCCAATGAAATTTTCGCAAGCCCGTCAGGGCCGGGTCTTTATTCTCCGCCTCGAAGACGGCGAGATCGTCCATGAGGTCATCGAACAGTTTGCCGTTGACCAGAATATTACCGCCGCCGCCCTGACCATCCTCGGTGGGGCCGATGACGGCAGCAAGCTGGTGGTCGGCCCCCTGGATGACCGGGGTTTGCCGTTGCATCCCATGGAGCGGGTACTGGAGTACGCCCATGAGGTCTCCGGAACCGGCACACTTTTTCCCGATGCCGACGGACGGCCCCTTCTCCATATGCATATGGCCTGCGGCCGTCAGGGCGAAACCATCACCGGCTGCATCCGCAGCGGCGTCAAGGTGTGGCGGGTCATGGAGGTGATCATCTTAGAGTTGCTCGACACCCAGGCCAGGCGCCTGGTCGAGGAGCCCCTCGGCTTGAAGCTGCTGCAGCCGTAAAATCTCAATCTAACCGGGCCGGACATGGATGTCCGGCCCCATTATCAAGGTGGTGAGTGAATTGTCAGATTTATTAGAACGTTGGGGTGTTGAGAAGTCGTCCGAGCTGTACCGGGTGGCGGAGTGGAGCGGCGGCTATTTCCGGGTGTCGGACAAGGGCGATATGCTGGTGCAGCCTTCGCCGAACGCCAGTGATCGGGCGGTATCGATTCCGGCGATTGTTGAGGGTCTAAAGGAACGCGGCCTGGATATGCCGGTATTGCTGCGCATCGAGAACATCCTCGACTCGCAGATCTCCCAGCTCAATGAGACCTTTATCGCCGCCATGAAAAACCTCGGTTACCGGGGCAGCTTTCTTGGCGCCTATCCGATCAAGGTCAACCAGCAGAAACAGGTCATCGACGCCATGGTCCATTACGGCGGCCCCTACCATCATGGCCTTGAGGCCGGCAGCAAGGCCGAACTGATCGCCGCCATGGGGATGATGGCCGATAAGGAGGCACCGCTGATCTGCAACGGTTACAAGGATGAGGAATTTGTCGACCTGGCTCTCACCGCCGTGAAACTTGGCTTTCGCTGCATTCTCGTCGTCGAGATGCCCAGTGAGCTGCCGCTGATTATCGAACGGTCACGAATCCTCGGGGCCAAGCCGGTGCTCGGTGTGCGCATCAAGCTGTCCACCCAGGCCGGTGGCCACTGGGCGGAATCGGGCGGCGAACGCTCCATCTTCGGCCTGAATACCACCCAGCTCATGGATGCCGTCGACCTTCTGGTGGCGGAAGACATGCTGCATTGCCTGCAGATGGTCCATTATCATCTTGGCTCGCAGATCTCCAATATCCGCGAGATCCGCACCGCCGTCAATGAGGCCTGCCGGGTGTATGCAGGCCTGGTCCGGGAAGGGGCGGCAATGAAATATCTCGATCTCGGCGGCGGTCTGGCGGTGGACTACGACGGCTCCCAGTCGAATTTTCTCAGTAGTCGAAACTACTCCCTGGATGAATATTGCACCGATATCATCGATGCGGTCATGACCACCCTCGACGAGCAGGGTATTGACCATCCGATAATCATCACCGAAACCGGTCGAGCCCTGGTCGCCTATTACTCGGTGTTGCTCTTTAATGTCCTTGACCGCACTCTTTTTGAGCCGGATCCTCTCCCAAGTGAGTTACCCAAGGACTGCCACCCCCAGCTTGCTAATATGCTCGAATCGCTAAGCGGTCTGTCGATCCGCAATATCCAGGAAACCCTCAACGATACCATCTTCTATCGCGACGAGGTTCGCCAGCTGTTCAATCACGGCAAGATAACCCTTCGTGAGCGTGCACTCGCTGAAAACATCTTTTGGACGACGCTCAATCGCATCCGCCAGACCGCCCGGGAGCTGAAGAACGCCCCGGCGGAGATCTCCGAAATCGAGCGCCTGCTTTCTGATATCTATTACTGTAATTTCAGCCTGTTTCAGTCGCTACCGGACAGCTGGGCGATCGATCAGCTGTTTCCGGTCATGCCCATCCACCGCTTGGGCGAGAAGCCGACCCGTAACGCCATCCTTGCCGACATCACCTGCGACTGCGACGGCAAGATCGACCGTTTCGTCGACCGCTTCGGTGCTAAACGCTTTCTGCCACTGCACGAGCTGAAGGAGTCGGAGGAATACTACCTCGGGGTCTTTCTCGTAGGCGCCTACCAGGAGACCCTTGGCGACCTGCACAACCTGCTCGGTGACACCAACGTGGTGACGGTGAGCATCCACGAGGACGGCAAATTTGATTTTTCCGGCGAGCTGGAGGGCGACACGGTGGCCGATATCCTTTCCTATGTCGAGTACGACCCAAAACGACTGCTGATGAAGTTTCGGAAAACCGCCGAGATGGCAGTGAAGGAGGGGTTAATTTCACCCCTTGAGCGCAAAACCGTGATGAAGATCTATGAGGAAGGGATGCGTGGGTACACCTACTTTGAAAAGTAAAGGAGTTTCTCCATGGAAAGATTGGGACGAGAAGGGCACTGCTGTTGGGTGTCAAGCAACTTGCAGTCACTCAATATTCTGTCATTACTGAAGGTGCAGCTGATTGTGGTTGATGTGGAAGAAGGAATTCTGAGGTAAATACTCTCAAGGAGTATATTCGTGGATAGGAATAAGACTGTCGTGCAAAGATTTCGTGCTTTAATTAAACGGAATAAAAAAGGAATTTTTAGGTTGCTGGTCTATGTTGTCTATATCTGTTTCATTGTCGCTGCCTTTCTGTTGGTGGGAGCATACCACAGCGGATTGGCTTCTATAATGGGGTTGAATGATCAAGTCCAACTTGACCTCCAGTCAATTGCCAACGTCGTCGGTATTGCTTCGGCAGCTCTTGCATTAGTTATTTCCAACCGTCTGGCATCGGAAAACGAGCTTGAATCTTCTCGTAACCAGATCTATCAACAACTGGAATTCCAATCGATCCAACAGTTCCGTTTTGAGATTGATCACGTTGATCTTGCCCGCATAATTTGGGAAGACAGCGAAAGCTACGCTGAATTAAAAAAGGATGATGACCGAAGTTACCAGGTCCTTCAACTTATCTGTCAGGTGCTCAATTTGTTTGAAATGGCTTTCCGTTTTAAAGCCGATGGGATAATCCACGATGATGTTTTTAACAGCTGGGTAGCATGGATCTACGACTTGTGTTCCTCGGAGATCTTCCTTCATTACTGGTATCTGGAAGGAATCAGGGATAACTATATCGTCCTGTTCCAGGAAAGCATCGATCTGGGACTTGAGAAAGCACATACCAAAGAGAAAGTTGATGAGATAAAGAAAAAGGTCAAAGATCCTGGGTATGAAAAGGGTTTAGCCGAATTTCATAAATTCATGCAAAACATCTTTATTGAGCAAAGGTAGGAATGGCTTTGACTAGAATCCAACTTATTACCGACTCAGCTTTTGCAGTCGAGGCCGGGAAATTTTTCTCAGCTAATGTTGATCTCACCTATATTTCGCATGGCGAGATCATTGACGGCCGAGCTGAAAGCTTTCTTTCATGGAGTCCTCAACTTGAATCGATCTTCGCTGCAGATGCCAAAGAAGCCATCGGTAATGCACACACACCGGGGGCAGAAGGATTACACCTGGCAGCCCTCTTTATAGACGAAACCTTGGTTGGTCTGGCTCTTTTCGAATATCTCAGTCGACGGAGTGCACGTACTGTCATTTTACAAGATATCGTGATAGGCAAAGCGCATCGAGGTAAGAGATTGGGCGATCAATTCCTTGGCTGGCTGGAGAACCAGTTTGCCGCTATCGGCCATGTTAACCGTATATTTCTTGAGAGTGGCCACGGTAATACAGGTGCACATAGCTTTTTTGAACGGCATGGCTATACCGTTTCTTCTATCGTCATGACCAAACAAATGACGCGCTAATACCCCGGATCTCTTTACGGTAACGGTGTAACAGAATTAACAATGACTTTGTCGAGATCAAACCTGCAAAAAGATATAAGGAGAGGTGGTTGTCCATGATAAAGTTCGGTGGAATTCAGGATGAATATGCTGCTTACCAGTCGGCATCCATCCTCCTACAATCAATACCTTACGATGGAACCAGCACCTGGGGGAAAGGTGCAGATGAAGGGTTTCCTGCATTTATCGAAGCTTCAGAAAACATGGAGCTGTACGACATTGAAACCGATTCCGAGGTTTATCGAAAAGGCATTCATATCCCTTCAGCGATAACTGAAAACGCCACACCTGAGCGGGTTTATCAGACTGTTTTTGAGCAGACTAACACCCTCCTGGAGACCGGAAAATATTTGACCTTCATGGGAGGGGAACATTCCGTCAGCATTGGTATTATTGATGCCTTTCGGCTTCGTTTCAAGGACTTGACAGTATTACAACTCGATGCCCATGCCGATCTTCGTCCCACATATCTCGGCTCGGCGTATAACCATGCCTGCGCACTGCATAAGGCCAGTTTGGAAACGAATCTTATCCAGGTAGGCATACGAAGCATGGATAGTTGCGAGAAGCCTTTTGTCAATCCACATAAAGTATTTCTTGCCGAATCCATTCATGCCACTTCTGATTGGATCGATAAATCAATTGAACTGATGTCCAACGATGTCTATCTCACCATTGATCTGGATGTGCTTGACCCATCCATTATGCCGGCCACAGGGACACCAGAACCGGGTGGACTAGATTGGTTTACCACAATTAGGTATCTGAAAAAGGTATTTGCATGTAAAAATGTGGTTGGTTTTGATATTGTCGAGTTCGCACCCATAATGGGATTGACATACCCAAATTTTCTGGTGGCGAAATTGTATTATAAATTACTCTCTTACAA
This DNA window, taken from Desulforhopalus sp., encodes the following:
- the speB gene encoding agmatinase: MIKFGGIQDEYAAYQSASILLQSIPYDGTSTWGKGADEGFPAFIEASENMELYDIETDSEVYRKGIHIPSAITENATPERVYQTVFEQTNTLLETGKYLTFMGGEHSVSIGIIDAFRLRFKDLTVLQLDAHADLRPTYLGSAYNHACALHKASLETNLIQVGIRSMDSCEKPFVNPHKVFLAESIHATSDWIDKSIELMSNDVYLTIDLDVLDPSIMPATGTPEPGGLDWFTTIRYLKKVFACKNVVGFDIVEFAPIMGLTYPNFLVAKLYYKLLSYKFDKTDRL